ttaattaattataattaattaaattaaattatatattaattttaaattttaaattaaaagctaaagtatagttttttttattttaattattatagttttactaatatttttaataataaatataatttttaaaataaaaaagtattatattataaaaaataaatattatattataaaaaataaatattatattataaaaaataaatattatattataaaaaataaatattatattataaaaaataaatattatattataaaaaataaatattatattataaaaaataaatattatattataaaaaataaatattatattataaaaaataaatattatattataaaaaataaatattatattataaaaaataaatattatattataaaaaataaatattatattataaaaaataaatattataattattaattatataaaaaatatatattatattttaataaaataaaattataaattataattataatacttagttttataaactttacttttaaataatattttttaatttaataatagtattttttaatttattttaataaaatttataattaatttaattagatttaatttttataatttccttttacttttattttttaatagcTTAATAATTAAACTCTTAATGTAGTATAAAGTGTGGGGTAGTATACTAATTATACTTCTGAAACTCAGGAAGTGGGATATCACAAGCTTCAGTCTATGTCGCACCTTCGCAATAAGCACTCACCTCACATATACACGGGAGAACTACATTCAAGATGGATTTCTCTAAATTCAGCAAGGGTTTCTCGTAAGTCCACCCTCTTAGAAGGAGCTGTTGAGCAATATTTAACTAGTACGACTTTGGCAGTGATTTCAGTGCGCAGATTACTCCGTTTGCGTCACGGACCTTCCAGTTTACCAAGGAGCAGTTGGGCCAAGCAGATGATCGAGTATGCGTTTCGCAAAGCCAACATTATCGCACAACATGGAATTGTGGCACTAATGGTTTGTTGCCATAGACTGAGCTTCCTGCCGACTACATCGACCTTGAGAAAAAGGTCGATGCGCTGAAACAAGCCCACCAGAAGATGCTTGCGGTGACGTCTGTTGCTCAAACTGCGCCCGGAGGGGTAATGCTTGGCTAATATGGAGAATTGAGCAGTTCGCAATATACCAACGAAGCCTATGACTATCCTCCCAACATCAAGGAGACATTTCAAGATCTTGGCCGAACCGTGAGTGAGAAGGTCAGCCTTCTATCTTCGGCTACATCTACTGCAGAGGCCCAAGCAGCTCTCGTGGCTCCAGCATCTGCGAAGCCGCAACCGAAGACTTTCAACCATGCCATCTCTCGTGCGAGCTTATCCAGCAGCCAGCTCCTGCACCAGCACCACACTGGTGCTGGCGAAGATCCTCTGGCAACAGCTCTCGAGAAATATGCACTTGCTATGGAACGAGTGGGCGACGCACGCCTTGCCCAGGATTCACAAATTCAAAGCCGGTTCCTAGCAGGATGGAACACGACTCTCAATACCAATCTTACCTTTGCGGCGCGTGCTAGAAAGAATGTTGAAAATTCAAGATTGACCCTCGATGCTGTCAAAGCTCGTGTAAAGGGAACAACCTTTAAACTTGGCGGCGGCCACGCTCGGGCTGACCGTCCCGACGAAGCAGAGCTCAGCGCTGATgctcaagaagaaatcgAGAAAGCAGAGGACGAATTCGTGACCCAGACCGAGGAAGCGGTTGGTGTGATGAAGAACGTAAGTGTATTTGCTCTCCAGTGCCAGAACACTTGCGGAAACTAATGACCCTGCATCTATAGGTTTTGGACACCCCTGAACCACTTCGTAACCTCGCCGAACTTGTTGCTGCCCAAATGGAATATCACAAGAAGGCATACGAGATCCTAAGTGAACTCGCTCCGGTCCTCGAGACCCTGCAGACGGAGCAAGAAGTAGGCAGCACCTCTAAATTTTCAGCACTATAATAAGGAGCTGGCTGACATTGAGGGCGTTTATTAGGCCAGCTACCGAAGAAATCGTGATATGGCTTGAGGAATATCTAATGCTTTAATTGCGTGATGCAAGTAGGATTTTCAACATTAGTTCGATGAATGCCGCATAATATATACCTTGCTTGTTAGTTCTGAAGCTTGAACACGACCCAACTATGAATAAAAAGGTGCAATAAGATGTCAGACTTGGATGAAAATGAAAGTCACTTGAATTTGTGGCGTATAAATTCCTCATGAGATGGGGCGTGCAGCTTTCTAGTACAATGCAGAATTTGTAGTTCTCCACAACTTTATTTTCACCTCTCAATTGGCATCATAGTAAAAGACCTAAATAACAaggcagggagaagaaatacaaaggaagaaaagaagaaaaaagacaaataCCATTCATGAATTTCGAAAAACCTCTATATGGGAGTGAAGGCTCATCTCACGCTCGATCTTCTCGCAGTTTTAACCATTCACGTAGCGATGTTCAGTtcgttgttgctggtgtCTCGGAAGCAGATGAAAATCCAAGGTCATCAGTGAAACAATTCCCCCACCGTGGGCTAGAAGATCtagagaagcaagagaggAAATTTCAGTCTGAGTCTGAGAATGGAAAGCAGAAATCGAGACTCCGGGAGGATGATCGCAAGGGCCATCTGGACGTCCTACTACGCGCGACTGAGCAATTCCTAGCTCAAGGGGAGATCGCGAAAGCAGCGAAAGCATTTGGAATCGTTCTTCAACTGAGGCCTCGGGCTGAAGCCATTGACATTCGTCTCCACCATCTCTGGGTAATTGGGTCGGAGATCCTGATGCGGCAGAGAGAGCAGCTGAAGGAGATTGACGAGCAGCTATTCACTGGCAGCAATGGGACTCAAAAGGCCGCACCACGATGGGGTTCTTCCAGCAACATGGGCGAGCTTAAGTCGTACTTTGAGATATTGATTCGTCAATACGCATACGATCATAAAGCACCACACAAGCTCTCAGCAGTCGACTTCTGGCTGGCCCTGCTTAGCTGTGAGTTAAGCACCGTCTACGCTGAGCATCTGAGAGGCATCGCTCATCTGGAGGCTGAAACGAGACTACAACAACATGGGGACTCTACACATCATGATACCGTTCTGTCGTCGTCACCCAATACGAATGAGTCTCTTGGTGGACGATCTGATTTTGAGGTCGTGGACTCTGGGCCGCATCATGAGACGAAAATGGATTGGGCGAACCAAAGAGAAGCAATTTGCCAACGCACCCTCATTCGCCTACGAGATATTAACCAAAGGACGGAGAAACTAGTCGACCAATTGCCTTACTCTAAAAATGAGAGATTTCTACAGTTAAGAGAGATAACGTCACTTCTCTCCATTGACTTGAGTTTACTAAATTCTAGCACCTCAAGGCCATAGTACCATAACTCGTGTCAAGTCTTTGGATCTGGCCTGGGCTGCTATGGTTTATAGGCCTTGCATTataattcttcttcttcttcttctctacgGCTTTTGGAATGCTGGGTGTGGCAACTCTGCCTTCTCTTCAAGAGAGACACAAAGGAGTCGCCCGTGGATGCACCTATGGGTAGCAAGGCAAGATGTTGGGAAAGATTGCCTTATCTGCTTCCCTTCCTACTTCGCGGCTTCATTTCTGAGCCCAGCGCTGCAGCAGTAAAGCTGTGTTTGAGCTCCCAACTACGACGCACCAGTCCCCTCCTGGACTCCAAGATGCCTGTCTGCCCACAAAATTGGCCGAGGATGACTCCATCTTATGGTGTCGTAGCGGCTCGTGCGTATCATCCATGCTATACTTGGTCGCCCATGATTCCAATGTCTCCGGGCTGAACTCCTGAGAATCTGTATGGTTTACATATACTGGAGTTGATGAATCTCGCTCACTGCCGGCTGCACGAGGCTTACTTGGTGGATCTGCTTTTGCCCGCGGGATAACGGGCTTCTGCCAACTAGGAAGCTGTATCGGTTTGCTTTTGTCCGTATGGTTTGCGAGCGACGACATGATATCGCGGTGAGCAGTCAGTCGCTTCAAATCCCAGAAAAAAATGTTGCCTGCTGCATTACAGAATGCAAGCACCGGATTCTGGTTGGGCACATGATGGAGCTTGAAGCGCATGAAAAACTGAGGGCCGCAGTTCGGGGTGTGGAATGCCAATAGTCGTGTATATTGGACTGGGCATTGAGGGGACGTTAGGGGAACGAAAGCAGACCGCGTAAGCCGTCCAGGATCTTCGTAATTCGTTGGGAGCACATTTTGTGGCGTGGGAGCAGTACTCTGGGGTGGTAGAGGATCATCTGAGGAGAATCCTTCGATCTTCCACAGGACAATCACGTTATCGTGACAAGCTCTAGATAGGATGAGATCTCCATAAAATGAGACACTATAGAACAATTAGCACTGCTATAATATTTTGGCTCTTTGATTGTCTCACCAATCGACAATGCCGCTGTGCACTGCTGAAGTTGAAAAATGAGGATAATGAACCTGCAGGGGCGTATCAATAGGTTCATTGGGGAGATCAGGAATGGTCCACTGCATTATAACATGGATTAGTATTGTACAGCAAAGTTGGGCAGACCGCCTTCATACCAGGTTTATAATCTGGTCGTGACCACCTGACAAAAGATAGCGCCCAGTTTCGTGGAAAGCCTATGAAGTATCAGTTTCCAGGAAGCCTTGAGATAGGGCTATGGTGAAGCATCTTACCACACTGAGCAGATTCCAAGAGTGACCTTCTCCGGCGAGAATGCATAAACATGGTTGGCTCCTATGTTTTTCTTCCACGCTCCATATCCGTACACTTGTGTCGTCTGAAGCTGAAGCGATGATGTATGGGTTGACAGGGGATGTGGCTAAATCATTAACGTCCTGTGTTTTGAGTGAGTTCCTGAGGCCCAAGGTGAAGAAGTGAGAGAAGACGAACcccgccatggccaacaaaGCACTATAAGATGAAACCTTTCAGTCTAAGTCCGATATATCGTGTCCTAACAGTTGTGGTGCCTACCTCAACCAACCGGCCATCAACTACGTCGTATATCTTAACCTTGGCATCAACGCCGCCAATGCAGATATACGGCCTGCCATTTACGGCATCCATAGTCCAAGTACAACAACAACtggcagcctcatcctgTGACTAGTTTAGTTATATTAACTTTGTGATTGAGGACGCGTTACTCACGTCATCGTCTCTTATGACATTGATTACATGACAAGGATTGACATCGCCTGTGTCTTTTGTGAGTCGGCATATAACAACCTAAAGCACTGCGTTAGGAAACGAATGCTGTTATATTGCCTGGTGATGAGTGACGCGGTTATTTGACAAGCTTTCCGTATCACTTACATGCTTTTTGCTGATAGCAGCAAAGACAGGTTCATGGTCTAGGGGCTGGTAAGGGCAGAATTTGACATCAAAGAATTCTATCCATTGTTTTAGCGGTTAGTCTTTCATCAATCACGGGTAAAATATAACTCTGGTAGCGGAATTGGATGCTTGCCTGCGATATTATCATCACTGCCGAGGAACCTGGTGTCATTCTGCAGCTGTGTTAGCAATGAGCAATGCGCATGGATGGTTGATACTCACCTCTAGGGAGAAGGAAGTACGCAGTTTGGGGAGCTCAAAGTTCACATCATCGATGCTAGCCATCCCGCCTGGTGGTTCTCTTTAATGTCGTCAAAATTAGAGTGGTATGGCATGAGTTCCAATCTGGGTTGAAGCACTGAAATGTCGCTGGATGTATTCTGCCCCACATCAATTTTGTCAGCAAAATTTAATAGCGATTGAAGTGAGGTGAAGTCAGATCGCGATTTTAATCCACAGAGTCGATAAAATGAACTGGAAGCAAGTAGTTGCAAATCTACCCAGAAAATTGCTATCTGGGTAGCTTTAATACACTGAAAATACCGCGCTATGCACAAAGCGTGATTGTCCATGAAGTACATCATCCACCCGAGACAAAGACTTCAAACGAAAATGAAATCAATGGTCATCATCATGAGCGAGCCGTTTGTATTATTATGACAAGCAAGCATTATTAGCTATTCCCAAGACATTGCACAATAAATATATGAAGAGGCGCTTATGTTACATCTtggaatatatatatatatatatatatatatatatatatgtttgTGCGTGTATATGGTGAGATGGATCTATCCAATGATTTTTGCGAAAACAGTCATCAGCTTGCTTCTCTCACATAGTCTTGCCAGGTTGTAATTGAATCAGTTTGCAAGTCGCGCTCCCATCCTACTCCGCTCCATGCCTGCAGTCGACTCAAGTGTCGTATTGTTGGGCGTCCATGAGGGCAATTCCAGGGCTTATCCAGCTCTCCCATGTGGTTAACAAGAGAATACATCTGGCTTCTCGTCAAGGCTTTACCAATCATAATGCTGCTTCGACATGCCCTCATCGCGAACATCTTTTGAACCTTCGAAGGGCGAGGGATGTACGAAGACTCAGCCGATTTGTCGCCTAAAAGAGATATCAATTCTTCCAAATCATCTAGTTTGAATGTGACTTCGCGGCTGAGGGGTAACGAAGTCAACTGGCATCGCGATCCCACAGGGAAACGCCCTGTTGTATCAATATCTACTTTAAAACCATTCGCATTTAGAGCGGTTGAATTCTCCAGTATTATCTCCTCTTCAAGAGCTGTCAGCTGAAGTCTCATGGGATGCACAAGGCGCTGTGATTGGATCTCAGTGGTATTTTGGAGCCTTTCGTAGTTGTACTTCTCGTCAGACGCATGCTGGTCGATGATGAAAAGTTCATCGTGCTTTCCCTCGCTTCCAGAGCCCAGATGACTGGCAGGCTTAACGGCTATGATAAACCCAAGATTGAACTGGCCGATAATTCTCATTTTCGAAAAATCACCCTTTGAAATAATAAGAGGGAGTCTAGATTCTGCATCGCTGGCATCGATTCGCTCCACAGAAGAGGCATTGTGCGCCGAAGAACCAGATTGAGAAGtatgacgacgaggacgccTATTATGGAGTAGTCGGAGCTTGCTCTTCTCTACATGTAAGTTTTGTATGCAACACGCCGTAATGTCTTTTCGCCGCACAGGTTTGGGGGGCTGTATTCT
This genomic stretch from Trichoderma breve strain T069 chromosome 1, whole genome shotgun sequence harbors:
- a CDS encoding bin/amphiphysin/Rvs domain for vesicular trafficking domain-containing protein — protein: MDFSKFSKGFSDFSAQITPFASRTFQFTKEQLGQADDRTELPADYIDLEKKVDALKQAHQKMLAVTSQYTNEAYDYPPNIKETFQDLGRTVSEKVSLLSSATSTAEAQAALVAPASAKPQPKTFNHAISRASLSSSQLLHQHHTGAGEDPLATALEKYALAMERVGDARLAQDSQIQSRFLAGWNTTLNTNLTFAARARKNVENSRLTLDAVKARVKGTTFKLGGGHARADRPDEAELSADAQEEIEKAEDEFVTQTEEAVGVMKNVLDTPEPLRNLAELVAAQMEYHKKAYEILSELAPVLETLQTEQEASYRRNRDMA
- a CDS encoding WD domain, g-beta repeat domain-containing protein; translation: MASIDDVNFELPKLRTSFSLENDTRFLGSDDNIAEFFDVKFCPYQPLDHEPVFAAISKKHVVICRLTKDTGDVNPCHVINVIRDDDDEAASCCCTWTMDAVNGRPYICIGGVDAKVKIYDVVDGRLVECFVGHGGDVNDLATSPVNPYIIASASDDTSVRIWSVEEKHRSQPCLCILAGEGHSWNLLSVAFHETGRYLLSGGHDQIINLWTIPDLPNEPIDTPLQVHYPHFSTSAVHSGIVDCVSFYGDLILSRACHDNVIVLWKIEGFSSDDPLPPQSTAPTPQNVLPTNYEDPGRLTRSAFVPLTSPQCPVQYTRLLAFHTPNCGPQFFMRFKLHHVPNQNPVLAFCNAAGNIFFWDLKRLTAHRDIMSSLANHTDKSKPIQLPSWQKPVIPRAKADPPNSQEFSPETLESWATKYSMDDTHEPLRHHKMESSSANFVGRQASWSPGGDWCVVVGSSNTALLLQRWAQK